In Deltaproteobacteria bacterium, the following are encoded in one genomic region:
- a CDS encoding efflux RND transporter permease subunit: MRGAIRWMAHNHVAANLLMIILMVGGLIRFHSIKREIFPEISLDMIQVSVAYPGAGPEEVEEGIILQIEENLTGVEGIRQIKSVAREGEGVVTAELYPGENPDLKLQEIKSEVDRIITFPEDAEKPVITKLLNRREVLSVALYGRVPERSLREEAETIRQELLEDPEITQVDLAGVRPYEISIEIPEENLRRYHLTLDQVARRVRQASLDLPGGTIKTSDAEILLRTKERRYRGPGYADIAVINRPDGTQIRLGQIAHVRDTFAETDLSARFDGQPAVMIKVFRVGDQKPLVISDHVRRYVEQKKKELPGALHIATWNDRSERLRSRMSLLRTNAVFGLILVMIILGLFLEIRLAFWVMLGVPVSFLGAMIFLPVFGVSINMISLFAFILALGILVDDATVVGESIYEHRQQGKTFLQASVDGTMEVGIPVVFSVLTTVVAFIPLLYVSGMIGKFIRVMPVVVITLLLVSLVESLFVLPAHLTMGKPGASSRGILGAIESVRKRCSSALEIFINGTYRRFLIRCLENRYTTVATGIVLLFLTVGVIKGGILKFHFMPVVDGDVVTASLKMPPGTPVAETARVQKIIERKARETVAEYDKHRPDGDSILRDVYAVVGGSMAAGGPGGGRTQTRTNLSETALFLQPSKKRGVPAQEIANRWREKVGEIPGVDSLVFTSNIVHMGANIDIQIAHENFAVLDAVSERIRKALSSYPGVGDIEDTYSRGKKELKIRLKPAAATLGITEEDLGRQVRSAFYGAEALRFQRGRNEVKVMVRYPETDRKHLRDLESMRIRTQDGGEVPLGRAAEVREGWGFSEIHRTNRKRVIDVTASVDDKVANAGDVLSDLKANLLPRLKADYPGLTFNMEGEEKERRESMGSMADGFLLALIGMFALLAIPFRSYSQPLLVMAAIPFGIVGAVAGHMIMGFKLSILSFFGIVALSGVVVNDSLILIDRVNHNRREGTPLFQAIIDGGTRRFRPILLTSLTTFFGLTPMILERSVQAQFLIPMAISLGFGILFATGITLLLIPSLYLVLEDVRGLLGLTSVHHRPDETTSLES; encoded by the coding sequence ATGAGGGGAGCAATACGATGGATGGCACACAACCATGTGGCAGCCAACCTCCTGATGATCATTCTCATGGTCGGAGGGCTGATCCGGTTCCATTCGATCAAGCGGGAGATCTTTCCCGAAATCAGTCTCGACATGATCCAGGTCTCCGTGGCCTATCCCGGGGCAGGTCCCGAAGAGGTGGAAGAGGGGATCATCCTTCAGATCGAAGAGAACCTGACCGGTGTGGAGGGAATCCGACAGATCAAGTCGGTGGCCCGGGAGGGGGAAGGCGTTGTAACGGCCGAGCTCTATCCCGGCGAAAATCCCGACCTGAAGCTCCAGGAGATCAAGAGCGAGGTCGACCGGATCATCACGTTCCCCGAGGATGCCGAAAAACCGGTTATCACCAAGCTTTTGAATCGCCGCGAAGTACTGTCCGTGGCCCTTTACGGCCGGGTCCCGGAACGGAGTCTCCGGGAAGAAGCCGAGACGATCCGGCAGGAACTTCTCGAGGATCCCGAAATTACCCAGGTCGATCTCGCCGGTGTCCGCCCTTATGAAATCTCCATCGAGATCCCTGAAGAGAATCTCCGCCGCTATCACCTGACCCTCGACCAGGTAGCCCGCCGGGTCCGGCAAGCCTCCCTCGATCTGCCGGGGGGGACCATCAAAACATCGGATGCGGAGATTCTTCTCCGGACCAAGGAGCGGCGCTACCGGGGGCCGGGGTATGCCGACATTGCCGTTATCAACCGTCCCGACGGAACACAGATCCGGCTCGGGCAGATCGCCCATGTCCGGGATACCTTTGCCGAGACCGATCTCTCCGCCCGGTTTGACGGTCAACCCGCGGTGATGATCAAGGTCTTTCGTGTCGGGGACCAAAAACCTCTGGTAATATCCGATCATGTCAGGCGATATGTCGAACAGAAAAAGAAGGAATTGCCCGGAGCCCTGCACATCGCCACATGGAACGATCGTTCGGAACGTCTCCGCAGCCGGATGAGCCTGCTCCGGACCAATGCCGTCTTCGGTCTCATCCTGGTAATGATTATCCTGGGCCTCTTTCTGGAAATCCGTCTCGCCTTCTGGGTTATGCTCGGGGTTCCCGTTTCCTTTTTGGGGGCCATGATCTTTCTTCCCGTTTTCGGTGTTTCCATCAACATGATCTCTCTCTTCGCCTTCATTCTGGCCCTGGGAATCCTCGTTGATGACGCCACAGTCGTTGGGGAGAGCATCTACGAACACCGGCAGCAGGGCAAAACCTTTCTGCAGGCCTCCGTGGACGGGACAATGGAAGTGGGAATCCCGGTTGTTTTTTCGGTTCTCACAACGGTGGTGGCCTTTATCCCGCTTCTCTATGTGAGCGGCATGATCGGCAAGTTCATCCGGGTCATGCCGGTCGTGGTGATCACGCTCCTTCTGGTTTCTCTGGTCGAGTCTCTCTTCGTTCTTCCGGCTCATCTCACCATGGGAAAACCGGGAGCATCTTCCCGGGGGATCCTCGGGGCGATCGAATCGGTCCGGAAACGGTGCAGTTCGGCCCTGGAGATCTTCATTAACGGAACCTACCGTCGTTTTCTGATCCGCTGCCTGGAAAACCGCTACACGACCGTCGCAACCGGGATCGTTCTTCTCTTCCTCACCGTGGGGGTCATCAAGGGTGGGATCCTGAAATTTCATTTCATGCCGGTCGTCGATGGTGACGTCGTCACCGCCTCACTCAAGATGCCTCCCGGCACCCCCGTGGCGGAGACGGCGAGGGTCCAGAAGATCATCGAACGGAAGGCCCGGGAGACAGTGGCCGAATACGACAAGCACCGGCCGGACGGGGATTCCATCCTCCGGGACGTCTACGCCGTCGTCGGCGGGAGCATGGCTGCGGGCGGTCCCGGGGGCGGCCGAACGCAGACCCGGACGAACCTCTCCGAAACGGCACTCTTCCTGCAACCGAGCAAAAAACGGGGGGTTCCCGCCCAGGAGATCGCCAACCGGTGGCGGGAGAAGGTCGGGGAAATCCCCGGTGTCGATTCCCTGGTCTTTACCTCGAACATCGTTCACATGGGGGCCAACATCGACATCCAGATCGCCCATGAGAATTTTGCCGTTCTCGATGCGGTCTCCGAACGCATCCGGAAAGCCCTGTCAAGCTACCCCGGAGTGGGAGACATCGAGGATACCTATTCACGGGGGAAGAAGGAGTTGAAGATCCGTCTCAAACCGGCGGCGGCGACCCTCGGGATTACCGAAGAGGACCTGGGCCGACAGGTCCGATCCGCCTTTTACGGGGCCGAGGCCCTTCGTTTTCAGCGGGGAAGAAACGAAGTGAAAGTCATGGTCCGCTATCCGGAAACCGACCGGAAGCACCTCCGGGACCTCGAGTCGATGCGGATTCGGACGCAAGACGGTGGGGAAGTTCCCCTCGGCCGGGCGGCGGAAGTCCGGGAAGGATGGGGCTTTTCCGAAATTCACCGGACCAACCGGAAACGGGTGATCGACGTGACGGCAAGCGTCGATGACAAGGTGGCCAACGCCGGAGATGTTCTCTCCGACCTCAAGGCAAACCTGCTCCCCCGGCTGAAGGCCGATTACCCCGGGCTGACCTTCAACATGGAAGGAGAGGAAAAAGAGCGCCGGGAATCGATGGGGAGTATGGCCGACGGATTCCTCCTCGCGCTGATCGGAATGTTCGCCCTCCTGGCCATCCCCTTCCGGAGCTACAGTCAACCCCTCCTCGTCATGGCGGCAATCCCCTTCGGGATCGTCGGTGCCGTGGCCGGGCATATGATCATGGGGTTCAAGCTGAGCATCCTGAGCTTTTTCGGGATCGTGGCCCTCTCCGGAGTGGTAGTGAACGACTCCCTGATCCTGATCGACCGGGTCAACCACAACCGGCGGGAAGGGACCCCCCTGTTTCAGGCCATCATCGACGGCGGGACCCGGCGCTTCCGTCCGATTCTCCTCACCTCACTGACCACCTTCTTCGGGTTGACACCGATGATCCTCGAACGAAGCGTTCAGGCCCAGTTCCTCATTCCCATGGCAATCAGCCTGGGATTCGGGATCCTCTTCGCGACCGGGATCACCCTCCTTCTCATTCCATCGCTCTACCTCGTTCTGGAGGATGTGCGGGGACTCTTGGGACTTACGTCCGTACACCATCGGCCGGACGAGACAACTTCCCTGGAGTCTTAG
- a CDS encoding TetR/AcrR family transcriptional regulator, with protein MAQQPLSRKEREYLVRRSEILRVALKLFAEKGFHGTSIQMIAEKSEFAVGTLYHFFPHKEDIYKAIIQETAEKFHAALTTALEIPGGVIEKLRACLEVKIKVFLDNLDHVRIFFAETQGASFSVKTGLDAELKAQYEDYIQRLTGVFRSGIREKTFRKLDPYLLAVALDSLSTAFLVEHLDHPEAHPFDTETILNLFLNGVAAKRGSGK; from the coding sequence ATGGCGCAACAACCTCTTTCCAGAAAAGAGCGGGAATACCTGGTGCGCCGCAGTGAAATTCTGCGGGTAGCACTGAAACTTTTTGCGGAAAAAGGGTTTCACGGGACCTCGATTCAGATGATCGCGGAGAAGTCCGAGTTTGCCGTGGGTACGCTCTATCATTTTTTCCCGCACAAGGAGGATATTTACAAGGCGATTATTCAGGAGACGGCGGAGAAGTTCCATGCCGCATTGACGACGGCCCTGGAGATACCGGGCGGGGTGATCGAGAAACTCCGGGCCTGCCTGGAGGTCAAGATTAAAGTTTTTCTCGACAATCTGGACCATGTCCGGATCTTTTTTGCCGAAACACAGGGGGCGAGCTTCAGTGTGAAGACAGGACTCGACGCGGAACTCAAGGCACAGTACGAGGATTATATTCAACGGCTGACCGGTGTCTTCCGGAGTGGAATCCGAGAGAAGACCTTCCGGAAGCTGGACCCGTACCTCCTCGCGGTCGCCCTGGACAGCCTCTCCACGGCCTTTCTTGTGGAACACCTGGATCATCCCGAAGCGCACCCCTTTGATACGGAAACGATCCTGAATCTTTTTTTAAACGGAGTGGCCGCAAAAAGAGGGAGCGGAAAATGA
- a CDS encoding TolC family protein: MKRQMSALLCMILSLMLVAKTAEAATVSDKSLRLTLEEAVRIALTQNSEIKMAESSVAAAREAARSKSADLLPKFETRYSAVRLNDDPEVIFGKGLEFIAGSKPNYRWTVGFTQPVFTGFALTTAKELAALGVDTARLNKEEAEEEIILRTRAAYFQHLLAERLKGVAEEAVRRLRAHLKDAQALYDAGMIPQNDLLKSKVRMAEAEQEEVRAGNRVELTRSQLNLLLRREINAKTQLTDVLTWTPYNLTLKDSLARGLAKRPAIQATQLAVEKADKGVRLAESRYYPNLVMVGEYERQGDTAAVNGNGYTNTKNASIGLEARWTFFEWGKTGAEVSRSRYEKERAVEAGRRLRDRIALQIKQAWLDLQTAGKNIETAKTELEQAKENYRITDLQYKEQMTTSTEVLDAESLLTQAETHNYGALYGYNLARASLERAMGTGRP; this comes from the coding sequence ATGAAAAGACAGATGTCAGCGCTGCTGTGCATGATTTTGTCTCTGATGCTGGTTGCCAAAACAGCGGAAGCCGCAACCGTTTCGGACAAGAGTCTGCGCCTCACCCTGGAAGAAGCCGTCCGGATCGCCCTCACGCAAAACAGTGAGATCAAAATGGCGGAGAGTTCCGTGGCGGCGGCGCGCGAGGCGGCCCGAAGCAAATCCGCCGACCTTCTGCCAAAATTCGAGACCCGCTACAGCGCCGTTCGCTTAAACGATGATCCGGAAGTAATCTTCGGAAAGGGGCTTGAGTTCATTGCAGGGAGCAAACCCAACTACCGGTGGACCGTCGGGTTTACACAACCTGTTTTTACCGGGTTTGCCCTCACGACAGCCAAAGAACTTGCCGCCCTGGGGGTCGATACGGCGCGACTGAACAAGGAGGAGGCTGAAGAGGAGATTATTCTCCGGACCCGGGCGGCCTACTTCCAACATCTCCTGGCGGAACGATTGAAGGGAGTGGCCGAGGAGGCGGTGCGTCGGCTCCGGGCGCACCTGAAGGATGCCCAGGCCCTGTATGACGCCGGGATGATCCCGCAAAATGACCTCTTGAAGTCGAAGGTCCGGATGGCGGAGGCGGAACAGGAAGAGGTGCGTGCCGGAAACCGGGTGGAACTTACCCGCTCGCAACTCAACCTCCTGCTCCGGCGGGAAATCAATGCAAAAACGCAACTCACCGATGTGCTCACCTGGACACCCTATAATTTGACTCTTAAAGATTCGCTTGCCCGGGGTCTGGCAAAACGCCCCGCGATTCAGGCAACACAGCTTGCCGTGGAAAAGGCGGACAAGGGCGTACGGCTGGCCGAAAGCCGCTACTATCCGAACCTCGTCATGGTGGGGGAATATGAGCGTCAGGGAGATACTGCGGCCGTCAACGGGAACGGCTATACCAACACCAAGAACGCCTCCATCGGACTGGAAGCCCGGTGGACCTTCTTTGAGTGGGGGAAAACCGGGGCCGAGGTCTCCCGCTCCCGGTACGAAAAGGAACGGGCGGTAGAGGCCGGCCGCCGCCTGCGGGACCGGATAGCCCTGCAGATCAAGCAGGCCTGGCTCGACCTTCAGACGGCCGGAAAAAATATCGAGACGGCAAAAACCGAACTGGAACAGGCAAAGGAAAACTACCGGATTACCGATCTTCAGTACAAGGAGCAGATGACCACCTCCACGGAAGTGTTGGATGCCGAATCCCTGCTCACCCAGGCGGAAACCCACAACTACGGCGCCCTCTACGGCTACAACCTGGCCCGGGCATCCCTGGAGCGGGCCATGGGTACAGGAAGACCATAG
- a CDS encoding HlyD family secretion protein, whose protein sequence is MTDSTTPETPVEPAEKPAMTTGKKIFLVLFLILLIVFAGIAAKWLHYRFTHAITDNAFVESDMINVAPLVSGHIRTIFVEEGDRVKKGQLLLKIDSTDYENGVALQEANTEAAEMNLKQSRAALENLRVASRESIRKAKSGLLAAGAEGDRMQKDYDRISQLLKKGAVSQSRYDAVKAAWIATRAKVVAAEADLKQAQASKFRVREAVSAVNAARSAVKAAREALKVAQTRLGYTRVKSPIAGVVAKKFLNEGDFLAAGYPVLSLYNKENIYVTANLEETKTDGVRVGQKVDLAVDTYSDRTFHGRVILIGEAAGAKFALIPRDNSAGEFTKVVQRIPIRISVDKGRELLKPGMSVTVGIALDGDDRSPVADKE, encoded by the coding sequence ATGACCGATTCGACAACGCCCGAGACTCCGGTTGAGCCCGCAGAAAAGCCGGCCATGACGACGGGGAAGAAGATTTTTCTCGTTCTTTTCCTGATCCTGTTGATCGTCTTTGCCGGAATCGCCGCAAAGTGGCTGCATTACCGCTTCACCCACGCCATTACGGACAATGCCTTTGTGGAGTCCGATATGATCAACGTGGCTCCGTTGGTCTCCGGACACATCCGGACAATTTTCGTGGAGGAGGGAGACCGGGTAAAGAAGGGGCAGCTCCTGCTGAAGATCGATTCCACCGACTATGAAAACGGAGTCGCCCTGCAGGAGGCAAATACGGAGGCGGCGGAGATGAACCTGAAACAAAGCCGGGCCGCCCTGGAAAATCTGCGTGTCGCCTCCCGCGAATCGATCCGCAAGGCAAAAAGCGGCCTTCTGGCGGCCGGGGCTGAGGGCGATCGTATGCAGAAGGATTACGACCGCATCTCGCAACTGCTCAAAAAGGGGGCCGTGTCGCAGAGCCGATATGATGCCGTCAAGGCGGCGTGGATCGCCACCCGGGCGAAAGTGGTTGCCGCAGAGGCCGACCTGAAACAGGCTCAGGCCTCAAAGTTCCGGGTCCGGGAGGCTGTCAGCGCCGTGAATGCAGCCCGTTCCGCGGTCAAGGCGGCGCGGGAAGCCCTCAAGGTCGCACAGACCCGCCTCGGATACACCCGTGTCAAGAGCCCGATTGCCGGGGTCGTTGCCAAAAAATTCCTGAATGAGGGAGACTTTCTGGCGGCGGGCTATCCGGTCCTTTCCCTCTATAACAAGGAAAACATCTATGTGACGGCGAACCTGGAAGAGACCAAGACCGATGGGGTTCGCGTGGGGCAGAAGGTCGATCTCGCCGTCGATACTTACAGCGACCGAACCTTTCACGGCAGGGTGATCCTGATCGGAGAGGCGGCCGGCGCAAAGTTCGCGCTGATCCCCCGGGACAATTCCGCCGGAGAGTTCACCAAGGTGGTCCAACGGATCCCGATCAGGATCTCCGTGGATAAAGGCCGGGAGCTCCTCAAGCCGGGGATGTCCGTCACCGTCGGTATTGCACTGGATGGGGACGACCGGTCGCCGGTTGCAGACAAAGAGTAA
- a CDS encoding DHA2 family efflux MFS transporter permease subunit, which translates to MTPARRIGNEPYYFGIRYKWYAAVIVMIGTFMTLLDTTIVDITLPKMMASLNADTHGIQWVVIAYMIGSAISMTAVGWIGARIGHRETYISGMVIFTVMSMLCGQATNLEIMTLGRFIQGIGEGLVVPVAMTMLYEVFPEDEQGIAMGIFGLGASAAPALGPILGGFLTEHLTWRWIFYVNIPISVIGLAAAVLLLQKSKPDEERAGSFNLGSFLLMSVSFGSLLIFLSKGQEWGWTHSDRIVFLMVLWVTTFALYIYRERRSKEPLLHIRLFRNPVFALAVAGMFIFSMTIYGGYFLIPLYLERLRGFTTLDAGIIMLPGSIATSIGVVLGGALSDKFNAKLIALFSAAAFALATFTLAHFDLHTEKSTIILLYIFWGGAFGPLFPSLTVLALNVIPLEDVNMGSAIQNVSRLVAGSVGTSISVTILARRTDLFFDRISEQLHYGNIVAMGAFQKLQQYLMGRGFQPDTARQQATALFQMLIRQKASSYAFQSTFIWLGLIGLLCIVTVFFIKYRKKEGVKVAVH; encoded by the coding sequence ATGACGCCAGCACGCCGAATCGGAAACGAGCCCTATTATTTCGGGATCCGCTACAAGTGGTATGCCGCGGTCATCGTCATGATCGGGACGTTCATGACACTCCTCGACACCACGATTGTCGATATCACCCTCCCTAAAATGATGGCCTCCCTCAACGCCGACACCCATGGAATCCAGTGGGTCGTGATCGCCTATATGATCGGCTCCGCAATCTCCATGACGGCGGTCGGATGGATCGGGGCAAGGATCGGTCACCGGGAGACCTATATCTCCGGGATGGTGATCTTTACCGTGATGAGCATGCTCTGCGGCCAGGCAACCAACCTGGAGATCATGACCCTGGGACGCTTCATCCAGGGGATCGGGGAGGGACTGGTCGTCCCCGTAGCCATGACCATGCTATACGAGGTCTTTCCCGAAGACGAGCAGGGAATCGCCATGGGAATCTTCGGACTGGGGGCCTCGGCCGCCCCGGCCCTCGGCCCGATTCTGGGAGGCTTTCTCACCGAACATCTCACCTGGCGGTGGATCTTCTACGTCAATATTCCGATCTCGGTGATCGGCCTGGCCGCGGCGGTCCTCCTTCTGCAGAAGAGCAAACCCGACGAAGAACGGGCGGGCAGTTTCAACCTGGGGAGTTTTCTTCTCATGTCGGTCAGCTTCGGTTCGCTGCTGATCTTTCTCTCCAAGGGACAGGAGTGGGGCTGGACCCATTCGGACCGGATCGTCTTTCTCATGGTCCTCTGGGTGACAACCTTCGCCCTCTACATCTACCGGGAACGCAGATCGAAAGAACCTCTCCTGCATATCCGGCTCTTCCGGAACCCGGTCTTCGCCCTGGCCGTGGCCGGGATGTTCATCTTCTCCATGACCATCTACGGCGGCTACTTCCTGATCCCTCTCTATCTGGAGCGGCTTCGCGGATTTACCACCCTTGACGCCGGGATCATCATGCTCCCCGGCTCCATCGCCACCTCAATCGGTGTGGTCCTGGGAGGGGCGTTGAGCGATAAATTCAACGCCAAACTGATCGCACTCTTCTCGGCCGCCGCCTTTGCCCTCGCGACCTTCACGCTGGCCCATTTCGACCTGCACACGGAAAAATCAACCATCATCCTTCTGTACATCTTCTGGGGCGGCGCCTTCGGCCCCCTCTTCCCCTCCCTGACCGTACTCGCGCTGAATGTCATTCCCCTTGAGGATGTCAATATGGGCTCAGCCATCCAAAACGTCTCCCGACTCGTGGCGGGGTCCGTGGGAACCTCCATCTCCGTCACGATCCTCGCCCGCAGGACCGACCTCTTCTTCGACCGCATCTCCGAACAGCTCCACTACGGCAACATCGTCGCCATGGGGGCTTTCCAAAAATTGCAACAGTATCTCATGGGCCGGGGGTTTCAACCCGATACCGCCCGGCAACAGGCAACGGCCCTCTTTCAGATGCTGATCCGGCAGAAGGCCTCCTCCTATGCCTTTCAAAGTACTTTTATCTGGCTCGGCCTGATCGGTCTTCTTTGTATTGTGACCGTTTTTTTCATCAAGTATCGGAAGAAAGAAGGCGTCAAGGTCGCGGTGCATTGA